AACTGACAGAAGAAGCGATTGCCAAAGCAGGTGGTAACTGGTTACCGGGCACTTTACCGGCGAATGGTAAATAGGCGTTGAGCTAACCTTAACGTGCTAAATGGCTTATTGAGTTAAGCCATTTAGTTTTCTATGGCAATACTCAGTTCTTTAAATGGTTATATGCATTTTAAGAGCGAGACAGGATTATTAAAAAAGGCGCTAAGCAATTACTTAGCGCCTTTTTTATATATTGAACAAGTTAGTGCTAGTTAATCAGGCTTATAGCCAAACCAAGTTGGTTGGGGATACTTGGTCTGACTCCAACTCCTAAAATCTAGACTGAAAAACAAGCTTATATTTAGCTAGTTAACTTATTCGCTTTCGATTAACTGATTTAAGGCAACAGTTTCAGCTTTTACTGCTGCTGTTTTCTTACCGTGTGTCTCGGTTTTTTGTGTCACTAGCACATTGTCTAACTTAATCGTCAGTGGTGCTTGATTGTTTAAGCTCTGGCGAAGATAATCTTGTGCCACAACTTGTAGTTGAACTGGGTTAATCGTAACTGCAGTTTCAGCAGTTGTTGAATTGTAGACACTCTCTGCATTTGCGGTAAATGCGAGCGCGCCAGTGATAAGTGCAAGCAGAGTTGTTTTCATGATGGTACCTTTTTCCTACATACATAAGTTACGTCAATATTACTTATAGATGTCAAAGGACCAATCTCTATCGCGTTAAGTTGTGGGTTGGGAACACAACTAAAGTATTATAGCCATATCTATTAATATATAAGGCCTAGAGATGTTGTCCTTCATCTACGGTGTATATTCTAAGCATCTTGGTTAAAAAGTGACACTGACATAAATTCACGTTATTCATTAGAAAAACTAATGCAAAATATTGCTGATTTTTCATTTGTTTGTCATAATCTCAGGCTATAGTCTTTCACTTTGAAGCGAATTCATTTTGGCCTCTCGTTTACCTCCTTTAAACGCACTTCGCGCCTTCGAAGCAGCTGCCAGGCACCTAAGTTTTACCCGTGCGGCAGAAGAGCTTTTTGTTACACAAGCGGCGATTAGTCATCAAATAAAATCATTGGAAGAGCATCTTGGTATTAAGCTCTTTATGCGTAAAAACCGTGCTTTGCTGTTGACCGAAGAAGGGCAAGCGTACTTTCTCGATATCAAAGATATTTTTACAGCCTTGCATGACGCCACAGAAAAGCTACTTGCCCGCGGCGCTAAAGGTGCGATCACGGTAAGTTTGCAGCCGAGTTTTGCCATTCAATGGCTGGTACCGCGTTTAAATGCGTTTAATATTTTGCATCCTGATATTGATGTACGAATTAAAGCGGTAGACCAACCAGATAACTCATTAACGGAAGATGTCGATGTTGCGATTTATTATGGTCGTGGCCGTTGGACGAATGTGCTTGCGGAAAAGCTTCATACAGAATATTTGATCCCTGTCTGCTCGCCGCTACTGGTCAATGGTAAAAAACCGCTATTTACCGTAAACGATTTAGCCCAACACAACTTATTGCACGATACTTCCCGTCGTGATTGGAAGCGCTGGTTTAAGGAAGTGGGGGTAAAAGGGGTGAATGTGAATCATGGGCCGATATTTAGTCACTCTTCGATGGTATTACAGGCGGCAATTCACGGTCAGGGGGTGGCGTTAGCCCATAGTGTGCTAGCCAAGCCCGATATTGACTCCGGTCGTTTGGTTACGCCATTTAACGATGTATTGGTCAGTAATAATGCCTACTACATTGTTTGTCGTGAACATCAGGCGGATGTCGGTAAAATCTCTGCGTTTCGCGATTGGGTATTAGAAACCGTGGAAGAAGAGCAAGACCAAATTGAAGATGGACAACTGTTGTAAGTTGTTCAATCAAATAACAAGTTAAGCAAGACCAGAAGCGAAAGCAAAAGCGAGAAAAAGTTGTCAAAACTAATTAGTACCTCGGAAGTGAATACCTCTCATGTAACTACCCCTGAAATAACGGGTGTTGAACAAACATCAGTGATTATTGAGCAGGCAGCAAGCCCAAAAGCCATTGTGATTTTTGCCCATGGTGCTGGCGCCGATAAAAGCCATGAGTTTATGGCAAAGGTTAGTGAGCGCTTGGTTGCGCATAAAATTTCGGTATTGCGTTTTAACTTTCCTTATATGGATAAACGCTTGGCGGATGGTAAAAGGCGCCCACCGGATCGCATGCCAAAGTTATTGCCTTGTTTTCTTAATATCATCAATCAGTTGAGCGAGTACTTCACTGACTTTAATGCCACTGAATTGGCAGAAACCCCCTTGTTTATTGGCGGTAAATCTATGGGTAGTCGCGTTGCGGCAACCATCACCAGCGAAACACTAGCTGGCGAGTTAAAAGAAGATATACAGCTAAATCGAGAAATTGCAGGCACATTTTGTCTCGGCTATCCGTTTTATCCCATCGGTAAGCCTGAGAAAACTCGTCTGGCGCCGCTAACTGAGCGCCATAAAGACAACTCGATACTGATAGTGCAGGGCAGTCGCGACAAGCTTGGTGACGAGCAAGCAATTGAAAGTTATCACTTACCAGCTCAATGCCAAATTACTTTTCTCGAAGATGGGGATCACGATTTAAAGCCGCGAGTAAAATCAGGCTTTACTCACGCTGAGCATATCCAAACGGCAGCTAATGCGATTAGTGAATATATTGATAGCGTTATTTCGTCTTAAGCACAAGCCAATCAGTTAGGCTTCGCCAATTGGCTAATACCTAAAAATGGAGACCACATTTAATGTTTACTTGGCAACATCGCGTTTTAGCGGTTTTTATTGGCGTTAGTGGGTGTTTTTGCGTATTATTCGGCGCTTGGCTCGCCCACGCTGGCGGGCATTTATCGCCAGAGGTGATAACCCGATTGGAAACAGCTCACCAATACCATATTTTACATACCTTAGCGCTGCTAGGGTTGGTGATTTGGCGGCTGGTGATTTGGCGTCAGCAAGCTCAGTCGAGATTATTAGCAACAAGTAGCTGGCTGATGGTAGCAGGTATCTGGGGTTTTAGCGGTAGCCTATACTTTAAAACCTTACTAATGATGCCTGAGCTTGGCCAAATGGCGCCTTTTGGTGGCGTGAGTTTAGCGCTGGCATGGCTGTGTATCGCTATTTATGGTGTTACGGGTGCAGCAAAAAGCCAGCGTATTGAAGAATTAAAATAGGTCGTAATAAATGAAAACCTCCATTGTATTATATTGCCGTCCGGGCTTTGAAAAAGAGTGTGGCGCGGAAATTCAGGAAAAAGCGGCATGGAACGAAATTTACGGCTATTTGGAAATAGTTAAAAAGCAAGGCCTAGTATTTTTCCATCTGCATAACGAAGAAGACGGCGAAACCTTAATGGAAAAGCTGCCATTGAAGCGTTTGATTTTCACCCGTCAGTGGTTTGTTACCTTAACGGAAAAAATTGAACTGCCTGATTACAACCGCGTTGAAGCCATTGTTGAAGCGCTAGGTAGCGACTGGCAATATGCCGACCTTCGGATGGAAACACCGGACACTAATGATGGTAAAGCGCTAACTAAGTTCTGCCGTAAATTAGCTGTGCCACTGCGCCAAGCGTTAAGAAAGCAAAAAATTCTTACTGAGCAAGGGGATGATGACGGTGCCGTACTTCACGCCTTGTTCTTATCTGGCAAAGAAGTGATCTTGGGCTTTTCATTAGGCACTAATACCTCACAGCATGTAATGGGTATTCCACGCTTAAAATTCCCGTCACAAGCACCAAGTCGCTCAACTTTAAAACTCGATGAAGCGTTTTTATACTTTGTTCCGAAAAAAGATTGGGAATCACGTTTAACCTCAGGCTTAAATGCGGTTGATTTGGGCGCTGCACCGGGTGGTTGGACATACCAACTAGTGCGTCGTGGTATGATGGTGTCAGCTGTCGATAATGGTCCAATGGCTGAATCTTTAATGGAAACAGGGCAAGTTAAGCATTATCAAATTGATGGCTTTAAATTTAAACCCGCCAAGCAAAATGTGTATTGGTTAGTGTGTGATATGGTGGAAAAGCCACATCGCGTTGCTTACCTAATGACTGACTGGTTAATACATGGCTTTTGTAAAGAAGCGATGTTCAACCTTAAGTTGCCAATGAAAGGGCGTTATCAGCAAGTGCAAAAAGACCTGCAAATGATCAAAGACCGATTTGCTGAGCACGATGTTAGGTATGAGATGTACGCAAAGCATTTATATTACGATCGTGAAGAAATTACCGTACACGCTCGTTTATTATCGCCAGCACCACTAGCGCGCTAAGTTTATTGGGCTAAACACTAACAGTGTTTCAGGCTACGTAATAGGCCTGAATACAGAGATAAAAAAACCGACAATTAAGTCGGTTTTTTTGTGCTTTAACTAGTTATATAAGCTAAAGCGCACAAGCTATAACTAACAAACAAGTGTTAATTATAAACGCTCTAGTACTGCGTCAGTGAAGTCAGTTGTACCGTGAGAACCGCCTAAGTCGCGAGTTGTACGGTCGCCTGATTCGATAACTTCAGTAATTGCGTTGCGAATAGCTTGTGCTTTGTCACCCATTTCTAAGTACTCAAGCATTTGGATAGCAGCAAGAATAACTGAAGTAGGGTTAGCTAGGTTTTTACCAGCGATATCTGGTGCACTGCCGTGAACCGCTTCAAAGATTGCACAGTCGTCACCGATGTTAGCGCCAGGGGCCATACCTAAACCACCAACTAAACCTGCACATAAGTCAGATAAAATGTCACCGAAAAGGTTAGTAGTAACGATAACGTCGAACTGCTCTGGGTTCATTACTAACTGCATACAGCAGTTATCAACGATCATTTCTGCAGATTCGATATCTGGGTAACGCTCACCAACTTCACGAGCAACCTTTAAGAATAAGCCAGACGTTGATTTAAGGATGTTAGCTTTGTGAACCGCTGTTACTTTTTTACGGCCTTCTTTGCGTGCAGTTTCATAAGCGAATTCAACAATGCGCTCAGCACCTTCACGAGTGATTTGGCTCATTGCTTCTGCTGTTTCACCACAATCAGAAACGTTTTGGCCTAAGCCAGAGTACATACCCTGAGTGTTTTCACGAACGGTAATAATGTCGATGTTTTCGTAGCGAGCTTTAGTGCCTTTGAACGAAATTACTGGGCGCATGTTTGCGTAAAGCTGGAACTGCTTACGTAATGTTACGTTGATTGACGTAAAGCCTTCGCCTACAGGTGTTGTTAATGGGCCTTTAAGCGTGATTTTGTTCTTTTTAATTAGCTCTAAAGTCTCTTCTGGAACTAATTCACCGTGCTTTTCTAGTGCTACTAGGCCTGCATCAGCGTATTCATATTCAAAATCACAACCTGCTTTGTCTAATACTTTGATCGTTGCGTCGATAATATCAGGACCGATACCGTCGCCAGGAATTACTGTGATAGTTTGCTTAGCCATTTATTGTACCTTTAAAGATTTGTCAGAAGTATTTTCAAAGCATAGCCTAATCGTTAGTTCCAGCATCAAATTGGCAAGAAATAAACGTGCGCTTGGTGCGCTAAAGTAAGTATTTAGTTAGGCTATGTGAAAAAAAGCGCGCCTTTATACCACGGCTTAAGGCTGTAAGCTAGTATGAAAACTTACGGGGTGAGTTTTACGTGGGCAAATTTTATATGAGGGAGTTTTATTACGGAAAATTCAGCAGGTAAACAAATTGGCCGTTGCAATTGAGCAGCTTAAAGCGATTTAAACTGCTCGTAAGCGACATTGCCAATGGCAGTTAGTAAGCCATTGCTAAACAGGAGTGGTGTACACTCTTCTTGGGTGGTAATGCCATCTGATTTAACGTGTTGAGTGCGGTAGAACATCACTTGATAATTCACGTTATCCACTTTTTTCGCTTCAGTGATATCTGGGCTGCCTAAATTTTCAAGCGCTTGTTCAAAGGTAAAGTTATCGAGCTGTAGCTTAGAAATGTATTGACGGTTGAACGCTTCGCGATCTTCCCATTTCATATTGGCGGGGTCGTCGTTATAAAAATTGACCACTAACAACACAAAAATGCCGTAAGCTGCTAATGCCAATAAAATACGGAAGATAACTTTTTTACTCATAACCCTAGAAGAATTTGCTGGAATTTTGATTAGTAAACTATGCCACTGAACTCGGCCACTTAAATCCACCACTATGGCCGCTACTTACTAACCTTAATATTTATTGTAGCTGACCCTTAGCATAGCGAGTTATTGGCAAGTTTTAAATAGCTTGTTGATGATTTGCAACAATTTTTATAGGCCAACCAATTCTTACTAAATTGTCATTAGCCGAATGTCTTTGAGGTTAAAACCTAGAGGAATATTTTGCTTTAAAGTGAGCAGTTGATGACTCAGTTTGAGCATGTCCTTCCCTTGATCTAGCTTTTGCTTAACCGAAGATTTTATTTTATCTGCCGCTAGAATAGCATTGACCGAACCATAGTCTTTGATTAACTCCGCAGCGGTAATTTGGCCAATGCCAGCGACACCAGGAATTTTATTGGTGCTGTCACCTGTTAGCGCCCATAAATCAATCAGTTGATTCGATTTTACACTGAATTTTTGTTCGATATAGTTATCGTCTAAGAAGCGGCGGTTAAAGTAGTCGTAAACTTGAATGTTTTCATTAATTAGCGATAAAAAGCACTTATCGGTTGAAACTATGGTGACTTTTTGGTTTCGCAGTGCCACTTTGATCGCCAAAGTGGCAATCACATCGTCTGCTTCGTCTTCTTCGGGCTCAATAGAATCAATACCTTTGCTTAACAAGGCATCTTGAATGTCACTTAATTTGGCTGCTAAATGCTCAGGCATTTTTTTGCGGCCTTTTTTGTAGTCGGGGTACAGCTGATAACGCCAACAGGGCTGCTCGCTGTCGAATACGGCAACCCCATGAGTAGGGGTTAAAAATTCCAAAATATTGGCAACAGCGGTCGCCGAAGCTTGCG
The nucleotide sequence above comes from Thalassotalea euphylliae. Encoded proteins:
- a CDS encoding transcriptional regulator GcvA, which gives rise to MASRLPPLNALRAFEAAARHLSFTRAAEELFVTQAAISHQIKSLEEHLGIKLFMRKNRALLLTEEGQAYFLDIKDIFTALHDATEKLLARGAKGAITVSLQPSFAIQWLVPRLNAFNILHPDIDVRIKAVDQPDNSLTEDVDVAIYYGRGRWTNVLAEKLHTEYLIPVCSPLLVNGKKPLFTVNDLAQHNLLHDTSRRDWKRWFKEVGVKGVNVNHGPIFSHSSMVLQAAIHGQGVALAHSVLAKPDIDSGRLVTPFNDVLVSNNAYYIVCREHQADVGKISAFRDWVLETVEEEQDQIEDGQLL
- a CDS encoding alpha/beta family hydrolase; the encoded protein is MSKLISTSEVNTSHVTTPEITGVEQTSVIIEQAASPKAIVIFAHGAGADKSHEFMAKVSERLVAHKISVLRFNFPYMDKRLADGKRRPPDRMPKLLPCFLNIINQLSEYFTDFNATELAETPLFIGGKSMGSRVAATITSETLAGELKEDIQLNREIAGTFCLGYPFYPIGKPEKTRLAPLTERHKDNSILIVQGSRDKLGDEQAIESYHLPAQCQITFLEDGDHDLKPRVKSGFTHAEHIQTAANAISEYIDSVISS
- a CDS encoding DUF423 domain-containing protein, whose translation is MFTWQHRVLAVFIGVSGCFCVLFGAWLAHAGGHLSPEVITRLETAHQYHILHTLALLGLVIWRLVIWRQQAQSRLLATSSWLMVAGIWGFSGSLYFKTLLMMPELGQMAPFGGVSLALAWLCIAIYGVTGAAKSQRIEELK
- the rlmM gene encoding 23S rRNA (cytidine(2498)-2'-O)-methyltransferase RlmM gives rise to the protein MKTSIVLYCRPGFEKECGAEIQEKAAWNEIYGYLEIVKKQGLVFFHLHNEEDGETLMEKLPLKRLIFTRQWFVTLTEKIELPDYNRVEAIVEALGSDWQYADLRMETPDTNDGKALTKFCRKLAVPLRQALRKQKILTEQGDDDGAVLHALFLSGKEVILGFSLGTNTSQHVMGIPRLKFPSQAPSRSTLKLDEAFLYFVPKKDWESRLTSGLNAVDLGAAPGGWTYQLVRRGMMVSAVDNGPMAESLMETGQVKHYQIDGFKFKPAKQNVYWLVCDMVEKPHRVAYLMTDWLIHGFCKEAMFNLKLPMKGRYQQVQKDLQMIKDRFAEHDVRYEMYAKHLYYDREEITVHARLLSPAPLAR
- a CDS encoding isocitrate dehydrogenase — translated: MAKQTITVIPGDGIGPDIIDATIKVLDKAGCDFEYEYADAGLVALEKHGELVPEETLELIKKNKITLKGPLTTPVGEGFTSINVTLRKQFQLYANMRPVISFKGTKARYENIDIITVRENTQGMYSGLGQNVSDCGETAEAMSQITREGAERIVEFAYETARKEGRKKVTAVHKANILKSTSGLFLKVAREVGERYPDIESAEMIVDNCCMQLVMNPEQFDVIVTTNLFGDILSDLCAGLVGGLGMAPGANIGDDCAIFEAVHGSAPDIAGKNLANPTSVILAAIQMLEYLEMGDKAQAIRNAITEVIESGDRTTRDLGGSHGTTDFTDAVLERL
- a CDS encoding DUF3192 domain-containing protein, which produces MSKKVIFRILLALAAYGIFVLLVVNFYNDDPANMKWEDREAFNRQYISKLQLDNFTFEQALENLGSPDITEAKKVDNVNYQVMFYRTQHVKSDGITTQEECTPLLFSNGLLTAIGNVAYEQFKSL
- the xni gene encoding flap endonuclease Xni, whose protein sequence is MTAHVVLIDALNLIRRIYAVQERPFLLNNELSENTKQQVLHNTAQASATAVANILEFLTPTHGVAVFDSEQPCWRYQLYPDYKKGRKKMPEHLAAKLSDIQDALLSKGIDSIEPEEDEADDVIATLAIKVALRNQKVTIVSTDKCFLSLINENIQVYDYFNRRFLDDNYIEQKFSVKSNQLIDLWALTGDSTNKIPGVAGIGQITAAELIKDYGSVNAILAADKIKSSVKQKLDQGKDMLKLSHQLLTLKQNIPLGFNLKDIRLMTI